The Tistrella bauzanensis genome includes a window with the following:
- a CDS encoding VOC family protein — MTADLIHKKARQETAFSTNRAYRTDGIDVAALKPAADDGVRLRLHGVDHTARPTWKLRETVTFYRDILGLPLIHTISARGWGQPGHPDFLHFFFDAGNGATIAFFYYIGTERPEKYLSEDHYFYAATHTAWGVENRQELERWKETLEARGIAVSPYTQHEGIESIYFLDPNGYPLEVTLRLRDVERIDGQDAELTLRAAIDLEDAARASGTRMTDIDAVWRRKAALVDAWLEDA; from the coding sequence ATGACCGCTGATCTCATCCACAAGAAGGCACGTCAGGAGACGGCCTTCTCGACGAACCGCGCATACCGGACCGATGGCATCGATGTCGCGGCCCTGAAGCCTGCTGCCGACGACGGGGTGCGGCTCCGCCTGCATGGTGTCGATCATACCGCGCGCCCGACCTGGAAACTGCGCGAGACGGTGACCTTCTATCGCGACATTCTGGGCCTGCCGCTGATCCACACCATCAGCGCCCGCGGCTGGGGACAGCCCGGACATCCCGACTTCCTGCACTTCTTCTTCGATGCCGGCAACGGCGCGACGATTGCCTTCTTCTACTATATCGGCACCGAACGGCCCGAGAAATACCTGTCGGAAGACCATTATTTCTATGCCGCCACCCATACCGCATGGGGTGTGGAGAACCGCCAGGAACTGGAGCGGTGGAAGGAGACGCTGGAGGCCCGGGGCATCGCCGTCTCGCCCTATACCCAGCATGAGGGCATCGAGTCGATCTATTTCCTGGATCCCAACGGTTATCCGCTGGAAGTGACATTGCGGCTGCGCGATGTGGAGCGGATCGACGGGCAGGATGCCGAGCTGACACTGCGTGCCGCCATCGACCTTGAGGATGCGGCCCGCGCCTCCGGCACGCGGATGACCGATATCGATGCGGTGTGGCGGCGCAAGGCCGCGCTGGTCGACGCCTGGCTGGAGGACGCGTGA